A window of Excalfactoria chinensis isolate bCotChi1 chromosome Z, bCotChi1.hap2, whole genome shotgun sequence contains these coding sequences:
- the LOC140264555 gene encoding LOW QUALITY PROTEIN: endogenous retrovirus group V member 1 Env polyprotein-like (The sequence of the model RefSeq protein was modified relative to this genomic sequence to represent the inferred CDS: inserted 2 bases in 2 codons) yields RPSTLCTPADQTVSDENILGIVGMGTTFTHQEKISKPCKLLHGYQWLCRDGQAQKALPLHWTGTCSAGYFVPQXHEETPQGLLRTPXTRTRCTYNPLAKYNTGFHSFLRILVPALGIAQLEKAIVNISATLEIVENATTDVLRAIQEEVSSLSKMVIQNRMALDLLTAKEGGVYTILNRSCCVYLSKDLRTETDLTKIWEQTKVSHRASRDNTYWEGDLWDALTSWLPNLGWIKQLFLDNPSHVGQPLN; encoded by the exons AGACCATCGACGCTGTGTACTCCAGCCGACCAGACTGTCTCAGATGAGAACATACTCGGAATTGTAGGGATGGGTACAACGTTTACCCACCAAGAAAAAATATCCAAGCCATGTAAACTACTGCATGGGTACCAGTGGTTATGCAGAGATGGACAGGCACAAAAAGCATTACCCTTACATTGGACAGGGACATGCAGTGCGGGATATTTTGTACCAC TGCATGAAGAAACCCCACAAGGGCTTTTGAGAACCC TGACTCGGACTAGGTGCACGTACAACCCCCTAGCTAAGTACAATACAGGATTCCATAGCTTCTTAAGAATCCTTGTCCCAGCTCTAGGAATAGCTCAGCTAGAAAAGGCAATTGTGAATATCTCTGCAACCTTAGAAATAGTGGAAAATGCCACAACGGATGTATTACGAGCCATCCAAGAGGAGGTATCCTCCTTGTCCAAGATGGTGATTCAGAACAGGATGGCACTAGATCTATTGACAGCTAAAGAAGGAGGGGTATACACAATACTAAATCGGAGCTGCTGTGTATACCTAAGCAAGGACCTAAGGACTGAAACAGACTTGACGAAAATCTGGGAACAGACAAAGGTATCGCATAGGGCAAGTCGGGATAACACATATTGGGAAGGAGATTTATGGGATGCACTCACTAGCTGGCTACCAAATCTGGGATGgataaagcagcttttcttggACAACCCCTCCCATGTTGGACAACCCTTGAATTAA